Proteins co-encoded in one Prosthecobacter sp. genomic window:
- a CDS encoding DUF1549 domain-containing protein, whose translation MIFRVCLVSAIIAASAQGAGKLDFNRDIRPILSDNCFACHGLDAKKRKADLRLDLPEGAFTAIDGVLPIKPGDPEVSSIIQRIVSTDEDEVMPPPEAHKKVTPAQVEILKRWIKEGAEYKKHWAFESPVKAAPPQVKGMVKNGIDAFIQARLAEEKLPPSPEASKETLIRRVTLDLTGLPPTLAEIDAFLADTSPDAYEKVVARLLKSERYGEHMGRYWLDAARYADTHGLHLDNERSMWPYRDWVVNAFNQNLPYDQFTVWQLAGDLLPNATVEQQIASGFNRCNVTTSEGGSINEEFVFRYAVDRADTTMAVWLGLTAGCAVCHDHKFDPISARDYYAMTAILQGVQHGERPLRTPEVAAKEKQVAALREQLAPIEVQLRKFQPVSHLNRVLLLDDSAAPSTADKAGVTQIEQPKNGQPITYSPGKERGQAGDPGDVTRLPNLGASYRYWQSDSGKPEDFFTWDPRLSGRHRIWISWGAWTTHTKDARYILDRDGDLSTTGDQTEIAQIDQSRFADGTQAIAGEKRWSGFRLAGEHDLTSHSVLILRTGSKGGPHIADLVAFEEVATAAKPGMQPALRTPVSHLANEDRFMPTTAKYLRFTITESSSGEPCLDELEV comes from the coding sequence ATGATTTTCCGCGTCTGCCTTGTTTCTGCCATTATCGCTGCCTCTGCCCAAGGGGCGGGGAAGCTGGACTTCAATCGCGACATCCGGCCGATCCTCAGTGACAACTGCTTCGCCTGCCACGGGCTGGACGCGAAGAAACGGAAGGCGGATTTGCGGCTCGACCTGCCGGAGGGCGCGTTCACGGCCATCGACGGCGTGTTGCCCATCAAACCGGGCGATCCTGAGGTGAGCTCGATCATTCAGCGCATCGTTTCGACGGATGAGGACGAGGTGATGCCGCCGCCGGAGGCGCACAAGAAGGTCACACCGGCGCAGGTCGAGATCCTGAAGCGCTGGATCAAGGAAGGCGCGGAGTACAAGAAACATTGGGCGTTTGAATCGCCGGTCAAAGCGGCACCGCCGCAGGTCAAAGGGATGGTCAAGAACGGGATTGATGCGTTCATCCAGGCGCGACTGGCTGAGGAAAAACTGCCGCCATCACCGGAAGCTTCGAAGGAGACGTTGATTCGTCGGGTGACGCTCGATCTGACCGGCCTGCCACCGACGTTGGCGGAGATCGACGCCTTTCTAGCGGACACGAGCCCGGATGCGTATGAAAAGGTCGTGGCCCGCCTGCTGAAGTCGGAGCGTTACGGCGAGCACATGGGCCGCTACTGGCTGGATGCGGCGCGCTACGCGGACACGCACGGGCTGCATCTCGACAACGAGCGCAGCATGTGGCCTTACCGCGACTGGGTGGTGAACGCGTTCAACCAAAACCTGCCGTATGACCAGTTCACCGTCTGGCAGCTTGCGGGCGATCTTTTGCCGAATGCGACGGTGGAACAGCAGATCGCCTCCGGCTTCAATCGTTGCAACGTGACGACCAGCGAAGGCGGCAGCATCAATGAGGAGTTTGTCTTCCGCTACGCGGTGGATCGCGCGGACACGACGATGGCGGTGTGGTTGGGCCTCACGGCGGGCTGCGCGGTGTGCCATGATCACAAGTTCGATCCCATCTCCGCCAGAGATTACTACGCCATGACGGCGATACTCCAGGGCGTGCAGCATGGTGAGCGTCCGCTGCGCACACCGGAGGTGGCGGCGAAGGAAAAGCAAGTCGCTGCGTTACGGGAACAGCTCGCGCCGATCGAAGTGCAGCTTCGCAAGTTTCAACCCGTCTCGCATCTCAACCGTGTGCTGCTCCTTGACGACAGTGCCGCACCTTCCACCGCCGACAAAGCTGGTGTCACCCAGATCGAACAACCGAAGAACGGCCAGCCGATCACATACTCGCCGGGCAAGGAGCGCGGACAGGCCGGCGACCCCGGCGATGTTACGCGCCTCCCGAATCTCGGTGCGAGCTATCGCTACTGGCAATCGGATTCCGGCAAGCCCGAGGACTTTTTTACCTGGGATCCGAGGCTGAGCGGACGCCACCGCATCTGGATCTCCTGGGGTGCATGGACGACACATACCAAGGATGCCCGCTACATTCTCGATCGCGATGGCGACCTCTCCACCACCGGCGACCAGACGGAGATCGCGCAGATCGACCAAAGCCGGTTTGCCGATGGAACCCAGGCCATCGCCGGGGAAAAGCGCTGGAGCGGATTTCGACTCGCCGGTGAGCACGACCTCACGTCTCATAGCGTGCTCATCCTGCGCACTGGAAGCAAAGGCGGTCCGCACATCGCCGACCTCGTGGCCTTTGAAGAAGTGGCGACCGCAGCCAAGCCCGGCATGCAGCCGGCCTTGCGTACTCCCGTCAGCCATCTCGCCAACGAAGACCGCTTCATGCCGACCACGGCGAAATATCTTCGCTTTACGATCACTGAATCCAGCAGCGGCGAGCCATGCCTCGATGAACTTGAAGT
- a CDS encoding phosphatidate cytidylyltransferase encodes MPSLFSKAGDPELLWLVGGTLGLLIIASAIGFILAKRATSDAAKATMTNLNARTNAWWMMAAVFAGALALGNIGTTILFGLCSFMALREFITLSPTKPGDHRTLFWVFFVITPLHYYFLATQWYGVFVILIPVYAFLFVPLRTAMAGDCERFLERTAKIQWGLMVCVYCISYAPAILLLLKIPGYEGQNAKLLFWFVAIVEMSDVMQYVWGKTCGKHKIAPAVSPGKTWEGLLGGGATTVGLGTALWWATPFSPLQAAGMTALVVLMGFAGGLVMSAIKRDRGVKDWGTAIGGHGGFMDRMDSLSFAAPVFFHVVRYSLNA; translated from the coding sequence ATGCCGTCTCTTTTTTCCAAAGCAGGTGATCCCGAACTCCTCTGGCTTGTTGGCGGCACGCTCGGTCTGCTCATCATTGCATCAGCCATCGGCTTTATTTTGGCAAAACGAGCAACCTCCGACGCCGCCAAGGCAACGATGACGAATCTGAATGCTCGCACGAATGCCTGGTGGATGATGGCGGCGGTGTTTGCAGGGGCGCTGGCGCTGGGGAACATCGGGACCACGATCTTGTTCGGGCTGTGCTCGTTCATGGCTCTGCGGGAGTTCATCACGTTGTCACCGACGAAACCGGGCGATCACCGCACGCTGTTCTGGGTGTTCTTCGTCATCACGCCGCTGCACTACTATTTTCTGGCGACGCAGTGGTACGGCGTGTTTGTCATTTTGATTCCTGTTTACGCCTTCCTCTTCGTACCGCTGCGCACAGCGATGGCGGGGGATTGTGAACGCTTCCTGGAACGCACCGCGAAGATTCAGTGGGGGCTGATGGTCTGCGTGTATTGCATCAGCTATGCCCCCGCCATTCTGCTGCTGCTCAAGATTCCTGGTTATGAAGGACAGAATGCCAAGCTGCTGTTCTGGTTCGTCGCCATCGTCGAGATGAGCGATGTGATGCAGTACGTGTGGGGCAAAACCTGCGGCAAACACAAGATTGCCCCCGCCGTCAGTCCTGGCAAGACATGGGAAGGTTTGCTCGGCGGTGGTGCGACCACTGTCGGTCTTGGCACGGCACTGTGGTGGGCCACGCCGTTTTCACCGCTGCAGGCCGCAGGCATGACCGCTCTTGTCGTGCTCATGGGTTTCGCGGGCGGCCTGGTGATGTCAGCAATCAAACGTGACCGTGGCGTCAAAGACTGGGGCACCGCCATCGGCGGCCATGGCGGCTTCATGGACCGCATGGATTCGCTCAGCTTCGCCGCGCCGGTGTTTTTCCATGTGGTGCGCTATTCGCTCAATGCGTGA
- the pgsA gene encoding CDP-diacylglycerol--glycerol-3-phosphate 3-phosphatidyltransferase — MNLPNKLTLSRLVLTGVFVVFFYLPWSNTISLALIIFGIASATDYFDGQIARSRGIVTNFGKLFDPLADKILIAAAFILLSADKTIPEELRMPAWITIIILAREFFVTGIRLVAAGQGAVLSAEKLGKHKMLWQILTVIYFMMRQASTEPLFGFMRPAFTANPDTERIVASSIVYFTTLLTLVSGFSYFWKNRRLFDDA, encoded by the coding sequence ATGAATCTGCCCAACAAACTCACCCTTTCGCGCCTGGTCCTCACAGGTGTCTTTGTGGTGTTTTTTTATCTGCCATGGTCGAACACGATCTCGCTGGCACTGATCATTTTTGGCATCGCCTCGGCCACGGATTACTTCGACGGGCAGATCGCACGGTCGCGGGGCATCGTGACGAACTTCGGCAAGCTGTTTGACCCGTTGGCGGACAAGATCCTCATTGCTGCGGCCTTCATCCTGCTGTCGGCTGACAAGACGATCCCGGAGGAGTTGCGGATGCCGGCGTGGATCACCATCATCATCCTGGCGCGCGAATTTTTTGTGACGGGCATCCGGCTGGTGGCGGCAGGGCAGGGGGCGGTGTTGTCGGCAGAGAAGCTGGGGAAACACAAGATGCTCTGGCAGATCCTGACGGTGATCTATTTCATGATGCGCCAGGCCTCGACAGAGCCGCTGTTTGGCTTCATGCGGCCTGCGTTCACCGCCAATCCAGACACGGAACGAATCGTGGCCTCGTCCATTGTCTATTTCACCACGCTGCTGACGCTGGTGTCCGGTTTCAGCTACTTCTGGAAGAATCGTCGTCTGTTTGACGATGCTTGA
- a CDS encoding RidA family protein: MNAEQQLTALGLTLPSAPPRGGVYKPVVIVGNIAYISGHGPYLGDGKYLTGRVGADLDLDAGKTAARQTGLALLATLISELGSLDRVKRVVKLLGMVNSTADFSEHPKVINGCSELFGQVWGEENGIGARSAVGMGSLPGNIAIEIEGIFELH; the protein is encoded by the coding sequence ATGAATGCCGAACAACAACTCACCGCCCTCGGACTCACTCTTCCATCCGCACCGCCGCGTGGCGGTGTGTACAAGCCGGTCGTGATCGTCGGCAACATCGCCTACATCTCCGGCCACGGGCCTTATCTGGGTGATGGCAAGTACCTCACGGGCCGTGTTGGCGCGGATCTCGATCTCGATGCGGGCAAGACCGCCGCGCGTCAGACCGGTCTCGCCCTGCTGGCGACGTTGATAAGCGAACTGGGCAGCCTGGACCGGGTGAAGCGCGTGGTGAAACTGCTCGGCATGGTGAACAGCACGGCGGATTTTTCAGAACATCCGAAGGTCATCAACGGCTGTAGCGAGTTGTTTGGCCAGGTCTGGGGCGAGGAGAACGGCATTGGTGCGCGCAGCGCGGTGGGCATGGGATCGCTGCCGGGTAACATTGCCATCGAGATCGAGGGCATCTTCGAACTGCATTAA
- a CDS encoding YMGG-like glycine zipper-containing protein: MKTNPLRSAMILFVGVSLALTSCEYPYYYNNGYYGAGSNQRSGTVYGAAGGALLGGIIGNQSRRPLEGALIGGILGGLAGNAIGANRDRYYYVRGGPVYSSRYNYSRPYYSSSYYRHPYFSNSYYGSPYYSRRPSYLGSYNYRPWGGGYGFGQPFGWGSGFGLGSRWY; encoded by the coding sequence ATGAAAACGAATCCTCTTCGCTCAGCCATGATCCTGTTCGTCGGTGTTTCACTGGCACTGACCTCCTGTGAGTACCCCTACTATTACAACAACGGTTACTACGGTGCCGGCTCGAACCAGCGCAGCGGCACGGTCTATGGAGCCGCAGGCGGTGCGTTGCTGGGCGGCATCATCGGCAACCAAAGCCGCCGCCCCCTGGAAGGCGCTCTGATCGGCGGCATCCTCGGTGGTCTCGCCGGGAATGCCATCGGAGCCAACCGTGACCGCTACTACTATGTGCGCGGCGGTCCGGTTTACAGCAGCCGCTACAACTACAGCCGCCCCTACTACTCGAGTTCGTACTACCGCCACCCTTACTTCTCCAACAGCTACTACGGCAGCCCGTACTATTCCCGCCGCCCGTCGTATTTGGGAAGCTATAACTACCGTCCTTGGGGAGGCGGTTATGGCTTTGGTCAGCCCTTTGGCTGGGGAAGCGGCTTCGGCCTCGGTTCACGCTGGTACTGA
- a CDS encoding DUF3313 family protein: MMTIRAATVLLLSCLLMSCRSAKSVVASVHVKPTSFLPHAADLKEDRKRSPFLGNWWNPDPQVQKAAERVQSLYIAPVITDHLRPMRQKLAKMEFSQDRRDEKIQKLTDYARGKFLHAFKSAKKPRFSIVDAPSKDAMTLKLSIIEWEPNTLTGLALREAVDLVTLPMVGDLLAKPARGQIAIEGVLVEPKTGKPVYEFADKEEAKTLFIFFPQELFPSGQAKYAIREWARQFEKLMSTPPDKKIRDSMPFQIIAF; encoded by the coding sequence ATGATGACGATTCGCGCCGCCACTGTCCTGCTCCTGTCCTGCCTGCTGATGTCCTGCCGCAGTGCCAAAAGCGTGGTGGCCTCTGTACATGTCAAGCCCACGAGTTTTCTGCCGCATGCGGCGGATCTCAAGGAGGACCGCAAACGCTCGCCCTTCCTCGGTAACTGGTGGAATCCTGACCCGCAGGTGCAAAAAGCAGCGGAGAGGGTGCAATCTCTCTACATCGCCCCGGTGATCACGGATCACCTGCGGCCCATGCGGCAGAAGCTCGCAAAAATGGAGTTCAGCCAGGATCGGCGTGATGAAAAAATCCAAAAGCTCACCGATTACGCACGAGGAAAGTTCCTCCATGCCTTCAAGTCCGCCAAAAAGCCGAGGTTCAGCATCGTGGACGCACCGTCAAAGGACGCCATGACCCTGAAACTCTCCATCATCGAGTGGGAGCCCAACACCCTGACCGGGCTGGCCCTGCGGGAGGCCGTGGACCTCGTGACCCTGCCCATGGTGGGGGATCTGCTGGCCAAACCCGCGCGCGGCCAGATCGCCATCGAAGGCGTGCTGGTGGAGCCGAAAACGGGAAAACCCGTCTATGAGTTCGCGGACAAGGAGGAGGCGAAGACGCTGTTCATTTTCTTTCCCCAAGAACTGTTTCCTTCAGGCCAGGCGAAGTATGCCATCCGCGAATGGGCACGACAGTTTGAGAAACTCATGAGCACCCCGCCCGACAAGAAGATAAGGGATAGTATGCCTTTCCAGATCATCGCATTCTGA
- the rseP gene encoding RIP metalloprotease RseP codes for MAWLSSLGVFGEILRFIILILEVILVFNLMIVVHEWGHFLAARWRGLKIDKFYIWFGKPLWKKTINGVEYGLGSIPAGGFVALPQMAPMGGLEGESSTEPLPPITPLDKAIVAFAGPLFSFLLACVFAVAVWVAGKPQSEGHTTTIVGYVAKESPAQKAGLLPGDRVLTVDGQPVKRFEGLVDSVRWGVVASEGDTIAFEVERPGQGVRKFEVDPKAWPKSDEKAPAVSWWQSIFKRPDLRSVGMEGQMTPMVGGVAKNSPADEAGIKIDDLVLRVDGNPLRSMGDLADYIKANPGKTLTLDVERAGKTIQIPVLPRIPDENNMKEVMEDKKEYPMIGVAWDVEGKRTPIVITPWEQISDAVRHMGNLVSKLLSPKSDLSPAHMSGPVGVGRLYYKLFQHPDGWRLVLWFSVVFNINLAILNMMPFPVLDGGHITMAIAEAIRRKPPQGRILEYVQTACALMLFGFIIFVTLKDTGDFFGGGAKEGKELKIIWLTKEQRAAKAAPGA; via the coding sequence ATGGCTTGGCTTTCCTCTCTCGGCGTCTTCGGTGAAATCCTTCGTTTCATCATCCTCATCCTGGAGGTGATCCTGGTTTTCAATCTCATGATTGTCGTTCACGAGTGGGGTCACTTCCTCGCCGCGCGCTGGCGCGGGCTGAAGATTGACAAGTTTTACATCTGGTTCGGCAAGCCACTGTGGAAAAAGACCATCAATGGCGTCGAATACGGGCTCGGCAGCATTCCGGCGGGCGGTTTCGTGGCCCTGCCGCAGATGGCCCCGATGGGTGGCCTCGAAGGCGAGTCCAGCACCGAGCCGCTGCCGCCGATCACGCCGCTGGACAAGGCGATTGTCGCTTTCGCCGGGCCGCTGTTCAGTTTCCTGCTCGCCTGCGTCTTTGCCGTGGCCGTCTGGGTGGCAGGGAAACCACAGAGCGAAGGGCATACGACCACCATCGTCGGGTATGTCGCGAAGGAAAGCCCGGCCCAGAAAGCAGGCCTCCTTCCGGGTGACAGAGTCCTCACGGTGGACGGCCAGCCGGTGAAACGCTTCGAGGGCCTCGTGGACAGCGTGCGCTGGGGCGTGGTGGCCAGCGAAGGGGACACGATTGCGTTTGAGGTGGAGCGTCCGGGGCAAGGGGTGCGGAAGTTTGAGGTCGATCCCAAAGCCTGGCCGAAGTCGGATGAAAAAGCTCCGGCCGTTTCCTGGTGGCAGTCCATCTTCAAGCGTCCTGATCTGCGTTCCGTGGGGATGGAAGGGCAGATGACGCCGATGGTGGGAGGTGTCGCCAAAAACAGCCCCGCAGACGAGGCTGGCATCAAGATCGATGATCTCGTGCTTCGTGTGGACGGCAATCCATTGAGAAGCATGGGCGATCTCGCCGACTACATCAAAGCCAACCCTGGCAAGACCCTCACGCTGGACGTCGAGCGCGCTGGAAAGACCATCCAGATTCCGGTTTTGCCGCGCATTCCTGACGAGAACAACATGAAGGAGGTCATGGAGGACAAAAAAGAGTATCCGATGATCGGCGTGGCCTGGGATGTGGAAGGCAAGCGCACGCCCATCGTCATCACGCCTTGGGAACAGATCAGCGACGCCGTGCGGCACATGGGCAATCTTGTCTCCAAGCTGCTTTCGCCCAAATCCGACCTCAGTCCCGCTCACATGAGCGGTCCCGTGGGCGTGGGCCGCCTCTACTACAAGCTCTTCCAGCATCCCGATGGCTGGCGGCTCGTGCTGTGGTTCAGCGTCGTGTTCAACATCAACCTCGCCATCCTCAACATGATGCCCTTCCCGGTACTGGATGGCGGCCACATCACCATGGCCATTGCCGAGGCCATCCGCCGCAAGCCCCCGCAGGGCAGGATTCTCGAATACGTGCAGACCGCGTGTGCCTTGATGCTGTTTGGCTTCATCATTTTTGTCACGCTCAAGGACACGGGGGACTTTTTCGGCGGTGGTGCCAAAGAGGGCAAGGAGTTGAAAATCATCTGGCTGACCAAAGAACAGCGCGCAGCAAAAGCCGCCCCCGGCGCTTAG
- a CDS encoding glycosyltransferase family 4 protein: MRVLILVENLPVPFDRRVWQEACALRDAGHQVTVICPQMRGYTQAEEVLDGIQIYRHWISGEAGSLGGFIAEYTTALWGELTCTLKAWRRGGFDVIHLCNPPDLLFLVALPFKLFGGVKVIFDVHDLWPEMFEAKFGKRGLMYWAVRIAERCTLALANVVIATNQSVLRAVKQRGKLRDDRAFVVRTAPNRMNTQAEPDESLRAGKKHLVGYIGVMGNADGVDYLVRAAEHIVKTRKRDDVQFLLMGSGPEHTDLLALRDQLGLQNHISMPGRVSDEFLCRALRTICLGVACDPINAYNDHCTMNKVLEYMAFAKPMVMFGTVEGRFSAGDGAVYVMENSAEKLGDAILELLDDEPRRQAIAFAGHQRLTQELNWERSVEQLVAAYQEAQR; the protein is encoded by the coding sequence ATGCGCGTCCTCATCCTCGTCGAAAACCTCCCGGTGCCTTTCGACCGGCGCGTGTGGCAGGAGGCCTGCGCGTTGCGGGATGCCGGGCATCAGGTCACCGTCATCTGCCCGCAGATGCGCGGCTACACGCAGGCGGAGGAGGTGCTCGACGGCATTCAAATCTACCGCCACTGGATCAGTGGCGAGGCGGGATCACTCGGCGGCTTCATCGCCGAATACACCACCGCCCTCTGGGGTGAGCTCACCTGCACGCTCAAAGCGTGGAGACGCGGCGGATTCGACGTGATCCACCTCTGCAATCCGCCCGACCTGCTCTTCCTCGTCGCGCTGCCGTTCAAGCTCTTCGGCGGTGTGAAAGTCATCTTCGACGTGCATGATCTCTGGCCCGAGATGTTCGAGGCCAAGTTCGGCAAACGCGGCCTCATGTACTGGGCCGTGCGCATCGCCGAGCGCTGCACCCTGGCGCTCGCCAATGTCGTCATCGCCACCAATCAGAGCGTGCTGCGTGCCGTCAAACAGCGCGGCAAACTGCGTGATGACCGCGCCTTTGTCGTCCGCACCGCTCCCAACCGCATGAACACCCAGGCGGAGCCGGACGAATCGTTGCGGGCCGGAAAAAAGCATCTCGTCGGCTACATCGGCGTCATGGGCAATGCCGACGGCGTCGATTACCTTGTCCGCGCCGCCGAGCACATCGTCAAAACGCGCAAACGCGACGATGTACAGTTCCTCCTCATGGGTTCTGGTCCCGAGCACACCGATTTGCTTGCGCTGCGCGACCAACTCGGCCTGCAAAACCACATCAGCATGCCCGGTCGTGTCAGTGACGAGTTCCTCTGCCGCGCCCTGCGCACCATCTGCCTCGGCGTCGCCTGCGATCCCATCAACGCCTACAACGACCACTGCACCATGAACAAGGTGCTCGAATACATGGCCTTCGCGAAGCCCATGGTCATGTTCGGCACCGTCGAGGGCCGCTTCTCCGCCGGTGATGGCGCGGTTTACGTCATGGAAAACAGCGCGGAGAAGCTGGGCGACGCCATCCTCGAACTCCTCGACGACGAACCACGCCGCCAAGCCATTGCCTTTGCGGGCCACCAGCGTCTCACGCAGGAATTGAACTGGGAGCGTAGCGTGGAGCAGTTGGTTGCGGCGTATCAGGAGGCGCAGCGTTGA
- a CDS encoding UPF0175 family protein, translated as MSTITLEYPPSWLAAMGVDAPRFAADTKIAAAMKLFECHRLSSGQAAQLAELSRVEFLLTCRQWGAASVNWDEDDLAAEFGGTLPVVRS; from the coding sequence ATGAGCACGATCACCCTCGAATACCCGCCGTCCTGGCTTGCCGCCATGGGCGTGGACGCGCCGCGTTTCGCAGCGGACACGAAGATCGCTGCGGCGATGAAGCTGTTCGAGTGCCACCGGCTTTCCAGCGGGCAGGCCGCCCAGTTGGCGGAATTGTCCCGCGTCGAGTTTCTGCTTACCTGCCGCCAGTGGGGTGCTGCCAGCGTGAACTGGGATGAGGACGATCTCGCGGCGGAGTTCGGCGGCACTCTGCCCGTAGTGCGCTCATGA
- a CDS encoding GNAT family N-acetyltransferase, whose protein sequence is MKHTAWINPPCPLLPEENRHYDHTDIEAMNHERGPLFYETALHYAQSLWREGFPAKSILLINRALSLPLKADEPILAKWPLPYQALMWIMQNRVEGQFIGNPRRHWQHLATRMVEPNKELRTWRAWACWYLAKTILPEMEFPADPKQIREEQLVKPTRDQIAANLQRLSPANDLEVWQQTLQTIQAAIQPLAARIRRIGADELPMVQKLGHAIWFAYYPGIISDAQISYMLSIWYQPGNMAHEMQARDVWYALVEVEERGAVGYISFEKLAMEPVLFINKLYLLPEVHGHGLGGLTLRWAEDRARDLRCKLVRLRVNKRNAPAIRAYLRHGFHFTEDVISDIGSGFVMDDYVMEKTV, encoded by the coding sequence ATGAAGCACACCGCGTGGATCAATCCGCCCTGTCCGTTGCTGCCGGAGGAGAATCGTCATTACGATCACACGGACATTGAGGCGATGAATCACGAACGCGGCCCGCTGTTCTATGAAACGGCGCTGCATTATGCGCAGAGCCTCTGGCGCGAAGGTTTCCCGGCCAAAAGCATCCTGCTTATCAACCGGGCGCTCTCGCTGCCGTTGAAGGCGGACGAGCCGATCCTCGCGAAATGGCCGCTGCCGTATCAGGCGCTCATGTGGATCATGCAGAACCGCGTGGAGGGCCAGTTCATCGGCAATCCGCGCCGTCACTGGCAGCATCTGGCCACGCGCATGGTCGAGCCGAACAAGGAACTGCGCACCTGGCGGGCCTGGGCCTGCTGGTATCTCGCGAAGACGATCCTTCCGGAGATGGAATTTCCCGCGGATCCCAAGCAAATCCGCGAGGAGCAGCTTGTGAAGCCGACGCGGGATCAGATCGCCGCCAACTTGCAGCGGCTCTCACCCGCCAATGACCTCGAAGTCTGGCAGCAGACCTTGCAGACGATTCAAGCTGCCATCCAGCCGCTTGCCGCACGCATCCGCCGCATCGGCGCCGATGAACTGCCCATGGTGCAGAAGCTCGGGCATGCCATCTGGTTCGCGTATTACCCCGGCATCATCAGCGACGCGCAAATTAGCTACATGCTCTCCATCTGGTATCAGCCCGGCAACATGGCGCATGAGATGCAGGCACGGGACGTGTGGTATGCGCTCGTCGAGGTCGAGGAGCGTGGCGCGGTGGGCTACATCTCGTTTGAAAAGCTCGCCATGGAGCCCGTGCTCTTCATCAACAAGCTCTACCTCCTGCCCGAGGTGCATGGCCACGGCCTCGGCGGCCTCACCCTGCGCTGGGCCGAGGACCGCGCCCGCGACTTGCGCTGCAAGCTGGTGCGCCTGCGCGTGAACAAACGCAACGCCCCCGCCATCCGCGCCTACCTTCGCCACGGCTTCCACTTCACCGAAGATGTCATCAGCGACATCGGCAGCGGCTTCGTGATGGATGATTATGTGATGGAGAAGACGGTGTGA
- the glpK gene encoding glycerol kinase GlpK, translated as MKYILALDQGTTSSRAILFNHDGGIVATAQKEFRQIFPKPGWVEHDAQEIWATQAGVASEVMHKAHAKASDVAAIGITNQRETTVVWDRKTGKPVCNAIVWQDRRTASICDKLRAQKLDKLIQRKTGLVVDAYFSATKVQWMLQNVKGLKARAAKGELAFGTIDTWLLWNLTGGKVHATDVSNASRTMLYDIRKGDWDDELLKIFGVPRSMLPEVKDSSGVFGETTLLGGSIPVAGIAGDQQSALFGQVCTKPGMVKNTYGTGCFMLMNTGTKPIASKNKLLTTIAWRIGGRTEYALEGSVFIAGAAIQWLRDGLGIIKNSADVEALAASVPDTGGVYLVPAFAGLGAPHWDAYARGTLVGMTRGTTAAHIARAALEGIALQVMDILKAMEADAGIKLKELRVDGGACVNNLLMQMQCDLLGVPVVRPKVNETTALGAACLAGLAVGYWKNVADIAKHWQMDRTFKPAMKAAARAKITHGWNRALTRAKAWEEKSA; from the coding sequence ATGAAATACATCCTCGCACTCGACCAGGGCACCACCAGCTCACGCGCCATTCTGTTCAACCACGACGGCGGCATCGTGGCGACGGCACAGAAGGAATTCCGGCAGATTTTCCCCAAACCTGGCTGGGTGGAGCATGACGCGCAGGAAATCTGGGCCACGCAGGCCGGTGTCGCCTCGGAAGTCATGCACAAGGCGCATGCCAAAGCCTCGGACGTGGCGGCCATTGGCATCACCAACCAGCGCGAGACCACCGTGGTGTGGGATCGCAAGACCGGGAAGCCCGTTTGCAACGCCATCGTCTGGCAGGACCGCCGCACGGCCTCAATCTGCGACAAACTGCGCGCGCAGAAGCTCGACAAGCTCATCCAGCGCAAGACCGGCCTTGTCGTCGATGCCTACTTCTCTGCCACGAAGGTGCAGTGGATGCTGCAAAACGTGAAGGGCCTCAAAGCCCGCGCCGCGAAGGGCGAGCTGGCTTTTGGCACCATCGACACCTGGCTGCTGTGGAACCTCACAGGCGGCAAGGTGCATGCCACCGATGTCAGCAACGCCTCGCGCACGATGCTTTACGACATCCGCAAAGGTGACTGGGACGACGAACTGCTCAAAATTTTCGGCGTGCCGCGCTCCATGCTGCCGGAGGTGAAGGATTCCAGCGGTGTGTTTGGCGAGACGACGTTGCTCGGTGGCAGCATTCCCGTCGCTGGCATCGCAGGGGATCAGCAGTCGGCCTTGTTCGGGCAGGTATGCACGAAACCGGGCATGGTGAAGAACACTTATGGCACCGGCTGCTTCATGCTGATGAACACCGGCACCAAACCCATCGCTTCGAAGAACAAACTGCTCACCACCATTGCCTGGCGCATCGGCGGACGCACCGAATATGCGCTGGAAGGCAGCGTGTTCATCGCCGGTGCGGCGATTCAATGGCTGCGCGATGGTTTGGGCATCATCAAGAATTCTGCCGACGTCGAGGCGCTCGCCGCGAGTGTTCCCGACACAGGCGGTGTCTATCTCGTGCCTGCGTTTGCCGGTTTGGGCGCTCCGCATTGGGATGCCTATGCGCGTGGCACGCTCGTCGGCATGACGCGCGGCACCACGGCAGCACACATCGCGCGTGCCGCGCTGGAAGGCATCGCTTTGCAGGTCATGGACATCTTGAAGGCCATGGAGGCCGACGCGGGCATCAAATTGAAGGAACTTCGCGTCGATGGCGGCGCGTGCGTGAACAACCTGCTCATGCAGATGCAGTGCGATCTGCTTGGCGTGCCCGTCGTGCGTCCGAAGGTGAATGAAACCACCGCGCTCGGTGCGGCGTGCCTCGCCGGACTTGCCGTTGGCTACTGGAAGAACGTGGCCGACATCGCGAAGCACTGGCAGATGGATCGCACATTCAAACCGGCCATGAAAGCGGCGGCACGCGCCAAAATCACCCATGGCTGGAATCGTGCGCTCACCCGCGCCAAAGCGTGGGAGGAGAAATCCGCATGA